The following proteins are co-located in the Polymorphospora rubra genome:
- a CDS encoding DUF4158 domain-containing protein: MPVEFLSDEQAATYGRFTAPPSRAELERFFFLDDADKALVAKRRSDHSKLGFSVQLVTVRYLGTFLTDPLDVPTVVLDVSEQLGIADASQVKAYVEREKTRFEHRWEIVREYRWQDFTTVEAELTRWVDDRAWTTGDGPRAIFDGAVGWLRERQVLLPGVTTLARLVAWVRDAGLQRLWDTLSALLTPAQARLLEDLLDVPDGARVSDLERLCRGPTAASGKAMVGALDRIGEVAGLGLGGTDLTAVPARRVVELRASGYPVLDADVARLSPYLRKHINVHGHYSFQLPELGGARRTLRDPDAGDED, encoded by the coding sequence GTGCCGGTGGAGTTCCTGAGTGATGAGCAGGCTGCGACGTACGGGCGTTTCACGGCGCCGCCGTCGCGGGCCGAGTTGGAGCGGTTCTTCTTCCTCGACGACGCCGATAAGGCGCTGGTCGCCAAACGGCGCAGCGATCACAGCAAGCTCGGGTTCAGCGTGCAGTTGGTGACGGTTCGCTATCTGGGCACGTTCCTGACGGATCCGCTGGATGTGCCGACGGTGGTGTTGGACGTCTCGGAGCAGCTGGGCATCGCGGATGCATCGCAGGTCAAGGCGTACGTCGAGCGGGAGAAGACTCGCTTCGAACATCGGTGGGAGATCGTCCGGGAGTACCGGTGGCAGGACTTCACCACGGTAGAGGCCGAGCTGACTCGGTGGGTGGATGACCGGGCGTGGACGACCGGCGACGGGCCGAGGGCCATCTTCGATGGTGCTGTCGGCTGGTTGCGGGAGCGGCAGGTGCTGCTTCCGGGGGTGACGACTCTGGCCAGGTTGGTGGCTTGGGTCCGTGACGCGGGGTTGCAGCGGCTGTGGGACACCCTGTCTGCGCTGCTCACGCCTGCGCAGGCCCGGCTGTTGGAGGATTTGCTCGACGTCCCGGACGGGGCCCGGGTATCGGACCTGGAACGGCTGTGCCGGGGTCCGACGGCCGCGTCGGGTAAGGCGATGGTCGGCGCGCTGGACCGTATCGGGGAGGTCGCCGGTCTCGGCCTCGGTGGTACTGATCTGACTGCGGTGCCGGCTCGGCGGGTGGTGGAGCTCCGGGCCTCCGGCTACCCGGTCCTGGACGCTGATGTGGCTCGGCTGTCGCCGTATCTGCGCAAGCACATCAACGTCCATGGTCACTACTCGTTTCAGTTGCCCGAGCTCGGCGGCGCCCGGCGGACGCTGCGTGATCCTGACGCGGGCGACGAGGACTGA
- a CDS encoding YciI family protein, which yields MTRYLISFDDGAMDHLSEEDLPDVGKAAHAVVQEAVNAGVFVFGAGLERQRASVVATDGMVTDGPYPETKAVVGGFVVVDVAAREEALAWAARFAVACRCAQEVRELGADPETDAMLRQADRR from the coding sequence ATGACCCGGTACTTGATCTCGTTTGATGACGGCGCGATGGACCACCTCTCCGAGGAGGATCTGCCCGATGTGGGCAAGGCCGCGCACGCGGTGGTCCAGGAGGCCGTGAACGCCGGCGTGTTCGTGTTCGGCGCCGGCCTGGAAAGGCAGCGGGCGAGCGTGGTGGCCACGGACGGGATGGTCACCGACGGCCCGTACCCGGAGACCAAGGCGGTCGTCGGCGGGTTCGTGGTCGTCGACGTGGCCGCACGCGAAGAGGCGCTGGCGTGGGCTGCCAGGTTCGCCGTCGCCTGCCGCTGCGCGCAGGAGGTCCGGGAGCTCGGAGCCGACCCCGAAACAGACGCGATGCTTCGCCAGGCTGACCGGCGATGA
- a CDS encoding phosphotransferase enzyme family protein: MQASEAQRATQAAISSASWLGLTAHDATVLHNSNTLTLRLRPCDVLARVAPAAQQCAQLEVDVAQRLAEVGSPVAALESPQVFVRGDYVVTFWPYYEPVTTRSLSNAEYVGALERLHAGMRRVDLPTPHFTDRVSEAQTLVADHARTPDLADPDRVFLASTLDRLRRAVTESGRPEQLLHGEPHPGNLLLTQTGPLFIDFETCCRGPIEFDLAHAPDEVGDHYPNVDRRLLRDCRTLALAMITAWRWDRDDQFPDGHQLGIEWLNQLRGKISAQSG; the protein is encoded by the coding sequence ATGCAGGCATCTGAGGCTCAGCGGGCAACACAGGCAGCCATATCGAGCGCCTCGTGGCTGGGCCTGACCGCCCACGACGCCACCGTCCTGCACAACTCGAACACGCTCACCCTGCGTTTGCGGCCCTGCGACGTGCTCGCCCGGGTGGCGCCGGCCGCGCAGCAGTGCGCCCAGCTTGAAGTGGATGTCGCTCAGCGGTTGGCCGAGGTCGGGAGCCCGGTGGCCGCACTGGAGTCGCCCCAGGTCTTTGTCCGGGGCGACTACGTGGTCACCTTCTGGCCCTACTACGAACCGGTGACTACTCGATCGCTCTCAAACGCCGAGTACGTCGGCGCGCTCGAACGTCTGCACGCCGGAATGCGCAGGGTCGACCTGCCCACCCCGCATTTCACGGACCGAGTTTCCGAGGCCCAGACGCTCGTGGCCGACCATGCCCGAACACCGGATCTGGCTGACCCGGACCGGGTCTTCCTCGCCAGCACGTTGGACCGCCTGCGACGAGCGGTCACCGAGAGCGGCCGTCCCGAGCAACTCCTGCACGGCGAACCCCATCCGGGCAACCTGCTCCTGACCCAGACCGGCCCGCTTTTCATCGACTTCGAGACGTGCTGCCGAGGGCCGATCGAGTTCGACCTGGCCCACGCGCCCGACGAGGTCGGAGACCACTACCCGAACGTCGATCGCCGACTGCTCCGAGATTGCCGGACCCTCGCGCTGGCGATGATCACAGCGTGGCGCTGGGATCGCGACGACCAGTTCCCCGACGGCCACCAACTCGGCATCGAGTGGCTGAACCAACTCCGGGGGAAGATATCAGCCCAGTCTGGATAG
- a CDS encoding PLP-dependent aminotransferase family protein, which yields MDVFLPDPAIRRGGLTQGLYDHLRTAISEGRLGPGDRVPPSRQLAAQFGVSRHTVTTVYGRLVGEGYLEGAGGGGTRVSTVFPAGAHGQAFSPGTLIARPGIPPAYAPEPGPVPGADLRLGTPDPTLFPHQQWRLRLTREMRYGAADLGTYADPVGDPQLRTAIAHWAGASRGVRAGAERVMVTAGAQQAFDLVLTALVSPGTVVAVEDPGYPRFRDLARVRGATVEGVPVDDEGIVVDALPSQATLVYVTPSHQFPLGCAMSLRRRQQLLHWARTHDAAIVEDDYDTELRFTGRPVEPLHLLDPDGRVVYVGTFSKTLSPALRLGYLVAPATLMPSLRTLCQLTSVGGDPFSQRALAGLLADGSMAAHLRRLRRSYAPRRAVLSRHLAADLGQRTTAIPAVAGLHVSLLLPPDVDETDLVRRAGQAGIAVEGLGRYATAGDPPAGIAIGIGAVDAETLDAALTRITKLLPSP from the coding sequence ATGGACGTGTTCCTACCCGATCCCGCCATCCGCCGCGGGGGCCTCACGCAGGGTCTCTACGACCACCTGCGCACGGCCATCAGCGAGGGGCGCCTGGGCCCAGGTGACCGGGTACCCCCATCGCGGCAGCTCGCCGCCCAGTTCGGGGTGTCCCGGCACACCGTGACCACGGTGTACGGGCGTCTGGTGGGTGAGGGCTACCTGGAAGGCGCGGGCGGCGGGGGCACCCGGGTGTCCACGGTGTTCCCCGCCGGGGCCCACGGCCAGGCCTTCAGTCCGGGCACGCTCATCGCACGCCCCGGCATACCGCCCGCGTACGCACCGGAACCAGGACCGGTGCCCGGCGCCGACCTGCGCCTCGGCACACCCGACCCGACACTTTTCCCGCACCAGCAATGGCGTCTCCGGCTAACCCGCGAGATGCGGTACGGCGCCGCGGACCTCGGCACGTACGCCGACCCGGTCGGTGACCCGCAGTTGCGGACTGCCATCGCCCACTGGGCCGGCGCCTCGCGCGGCGTGCGCGCCGGCGCCGAGCGGGTCATGGTGACCGCCGGCGCGCAACAGGCGTTCGACCTGGTACTCACGGCGCTGGTCAGTCCGGGCACGGTGGTCGCCGTGGAGGACCCGGGTTATCCACGGTTCCGTGACCTGGCCCGGGTGCGTGGCGCGACGGTCGAGGGAGTTCCCGTCGACGACGAGGGCATCGTCGTCGACGCGCTGCCGTCACAAGCGACCCTGGTGTACGTGACACCGTCACACCAGTTCCCGCTGGGCTGCGCAATGTCGCTGCGACGCCGCCAGCAGCTGCTGCACTGGGCCCGGACGCACGACGCCGCCATCGTCGAGGACGACTACGACACGGAACTACGGTTCACCGGTCGCCCGGTCGAGCCCCTGCACCTGCTGGACCCGGATGGGCGCGTCGTCTACGTCGGCACGTTCAGCAAGACCCTGTCGCCGGCCCTGCGCCTCGGCTATCTGGTGGCTCCCGCCACGCTGATGCCGAGCCTGCGAACGTTGTGCCAACTCACCTCGGTCGGCGGCGATCCGTTTAGCCAGCGGGCGCTGGCGGGCCTGCTCGCCGACGGCAGCATGGCCGCCCACCTGCGCCGGCTCCGCCGCAGTTACGCGCCTCGACGGGCCGTGCTGAGCCGGCACTTGGCGGCCGATCTGGGCCAGCGCACGACCGCCATCCCGGCGGTGGCAGGTCTGCACGTCAGCCTGCTTCTACCGCCTGATGTCGACGAAACCGACCTGGTCCGGCGTGCCGGACAGGCCGGTATCGCCGTCGAGGGCCTCGGCAGATACGCGACCGCCGGGGACCCGCCGGCCGGCATCGCCATCGGAATCGGCGCGGTCGATGCCGAGACGCTCGACGCCGCACTCACCCGGATCACTAAGCTCCTACCGTCGCCGTAG
- a CDS encoding helix-turn-helix transcriptional regulator has protein sequence MSRLFTMVLLLQARGAMTAAELAGEVGVSERTVYRDITALAAAGVPVYAEQGRHGGYRLVDGYRTRLTGLSRVEAEALFLLGLYGPARDMGLGDLLATAQLKVSAALPAGLRDAAAQAAQRFYLDAPGWFHDSDPPPALSVLVRAVWEDLTVILRYHRHDEVTRTAQPYGVVLKAGIWYLVARIGADLRVYRVDRVVAVEVTDQRFVREESFDLPAVWAERAAQFVRGMLAEQVTVRLSPAGVRALRFAVEPPAVQAATAAAGEPDAQGWVVTCLPVESAEIAYDQLLRLGPEVEVLAPEPLRDQMRVAAQRLAGLYQR, from the coding sequence GTGTCCCGGCTGTTCACGATGGTGCTGTTGCTGCAAGCGCGGGGGGCTATGACCGCAGCGGAGTTGGCGGGTGAAGTAGGCGTGTCAGAACGGACTGTCTACCGCGACATCACCGCATTGGCCGCTGCGGGGGTGCCGGTCTACGCCGAACAGGGACGACACGGTGGCTACCGACTGGTCGATGGCTACCGCACCCGACTGACCGGACTCAGCCGGGTTGAGGCCGAGGCACTGTTTCTGCTCGGCCTGTACGGCCCGGCGCGAGACATGGGACTCGGCGATTTGCTGGCCACCGCCCAGCTCAAGGTCAGTGCGGCGCTGCCAGCCGGGTTGCGTGATGCGGCGGCGCAGGCGGCGCAACGCTTCTACCTTGATGCGCCGGGGTGGTTTCACGACAGCGACCCGCCGCCTGCGTTGAGCGTCTTGGTCCGCGCGGTGTGGGAGGACTTGACGGTGATCCTTCGCTACCACCGTCATGACGAGGTGACGCGCACCGCGCAGCCCTACGGCGTGGTCCTCAAGGCGGGGATCTGGTACCTCGTCGCGCGGATCGGCGCGGACCTCCGGGTATACCGCGTCGACCGGGTCGTAGCCGTGGAGGTTACCGATCAGCGGTTCGTCCGCGAAGAGTCCTTTGACCTGCCGGCAGTGTGGGCCGAACGGGCGGCACAGTTCGTCCGGGGCATGCTCGCCGAGCAGGTGACGGTACGACTGAGTCCGGCCGGAGTGCGGGCGTTACGGTTCGCCGTCGAGCCGCCCGCGGTGCAGGCGGCCACCGCCGCGGCGGGCGAACCCGACGCACAGGGCTGGGTGGTCACCTGCCTGCCCGTCGAGTCCGCCGAGATCGCCTACGACCAGCTGTTACGCCTCGGCCCGGAGGTGGAGGTACTGGCGCCTGAGCCGTTGCGCGATCAGATGCGGGTTGCCGCACAACGGCTGGCCGGCTTGTATCAGCGGTAG
- a CDS encoding tetratricopeptide repeat protein: MDAADLDYRTRTLNGCIPPDLVSRLIELGHGAEVEVQAGRGEWFCARERARLLAGQDRQAEALEVLAPYVATGWWNAAETMAGLLEEWGRVEEAIVLARPYAEAGDRLALRFFARLLGRYGRGDEAFALLRPYIEEWFLAAALVEISEGVGRDEDAAALLAARIEEPKHSCGAPSCRYRGIEPSNAVGLLATIRERQGRIDDAIALLHTRDATSVNGRDQLADLLARHDRIEELRTYAATEYHGHAAQRLAEVLEQRGDVAGAIAVYRQPGDSAARQVHGTVQLAQLLVRHDRGDEATEVLRLLADSPGGAEDWIVHTLCTHYADQGRAEDGLAYLDSLKARRGKEYWEFFQMRLPLMVACGRREEAIEQTRAHPEGGTWYAVQAIAELLADAGRIEEAVAILEQHESVLSSTLAGHLIDLGRVKDAVTLLQQRKPRPAMRMWTGAPTDVPPF, from the coding sequence GTGGACGCCGCTGATCTCGACTACCGGACCCGGACACTGAACGGCTGCATTCCCCCGGACCTGGTCTCCCGGCTCATCGAGCTCGGCCATGGCGCGGAGGTGGAGGTCCAGGCCGGCCGTGGGGAATGGTTCTGCGCGCGCGAGCGGGCCCGGCTGCTCGCCGGACAGGACCGGCAGGCGGAGGCGTTGGAGGTACTCGCCCCGTACGTCGCCACGGGTTGGTGGAACGCGGCCGAAACCATGGCCGGCCTGTTGGAGGAGTGGGGGAGAGTCGAGGAGGCGATCGTGCTGGCCCGCCCGTACGCGGAGGCCGGCGACCGGCTGGCGCTGAGGTTCTTCGCGCGCCTGCTTGGCCGGTACGGTCGGGGTGACGAGGCGTTCGCCCTGCTCCGCCCGTATATCGAGGAGTGGTTCCTGGCCGCCGCACTGGTCGAGATCTCCGAGGGCGTGGGCCGGGACGAGGACGCCGCCGCGCTGCTGGCCGCCCGCATCGAGGAGCCGAAACACAGCTGCGGCGCCCCGTCGTGCCGCTACCGCGGCATCGAACCGTCCAATGCGGTCGGCCTGCTCGCCACGATCCGCGAACGCCAGGGCCGCATCGACGACGCGATCGCCCTGCTGCACACCCGGGACGCCACCTCGGTCAACGGCCGCGACCAGCTGGCCGACCTGCTGGCCCGGCACGACCGGATCGAGGAGCTGCGGACGTACGCCGCGACCGAATACCACGGGCACGCCGCGCAGCGTCTCGCGGAGGTGTTGGAGCAGCGCGGTGACGTGGCGGGCGCGATCGCCGTGTACCGGCAGCCGGGGGACTCGGCTGCCCGCCAGGTCCACGGGACGGTGCAGCTCGCGCAGCTTCTGGTACGACACGACCGCGGTGACGAGGCGACGGAGGTACTGCGCTTACTCGCGGACTCTCCCGGCGGCGCGGAGGACTGGATCGTCCACACACTGTGCACCCACTACGCGGACCAGGGCCGCGCCGAGGATGGCCTGGCCTACCTCGACAGCCTGAAGGCGCGCCGTGGCAAAGAATACTGGGAGTTCTTCCAGATGCGGCTCCCGCTGATGGTCGCGTGCGGCCGTCGCGAGGAGGCGATCGAGCAGACGCGAGCGCATCCCGAGGGTGGAACCTGGTACGCGGTCCAGGCCATCGCCGAGCTGCTGGCCGACGCCGGACGCATCGAGGAGGCCGTCGCCATCCTCGAACAGCACGAGTCCGTTCTCAGTAGCACCCTGGCCGGGCACCTCATCGACCTCGGCCGCGTCAAGGACGCCGTGACGCTACTTCAACAGCGCAAACCCAGGCCTGCCATGCGGATGTGGACCGGCGCGCCCACCGACGTACCCCCGTTCTGA
- a CDS encoding VOC family protein yields MALRLVQANLKARDDSALGRFWAEALGWVSRSGSGATSVAPADFVWTDPDAPVCVDVIAVPDPETVKYRVHLDLATTSAAHQTELVARLKELGATPADVGQGDVPWTVLADPEGNLFCVLEPREIYRDTGPIAALVVDCADPRAMAHFWGEAMDWTPHEVTDDHARLRSAKDVGPYLEFLRAPHLKDIRHRAHLDVVPHRGDDQAAEVARLRTLGATPADVGQGDVSWIVLADPEGNEFCVLAPG; encoded by the coding sequence ATGGCACTGCGGCTTGTTCAGGCGAACCTCAAAGCTCGGGACGACTCGGCACTCGGCCGGTTCTGGGCGGAGGCGCTCGGTTGGGTCTCCCGCTCCGGTTCCGGTGCGACCAGCGTTGCCCCCGCGGACTTCGTCTGGACGGATCCCGATGCCCCTGTCTGCGTCGATGTCATAGCCGTCCCGGACCCCGAGACGGTGAAGTACCGCGTGCACCTCGATCTCGCCACCACCTCCGCGGCCCATCAGACGGAATTGGTGGCGCGCCTGAAGGAACTCGGCGCGACGCCCGCCGACGTCGGCCAGGGCGACGTCCCGTGGACGGTGCTGGCCGACCCAGAGGGCAACCTGTTCTGCGTACTGGAGCCTCGGGAGATCTACCGGGACACCGGGCCGATCGCCGCGCTGGTGGTCGACTGCGCGGACCCGCGCGCCATGGCCCACTTCTGGGGCGAGGCGATGGACTGGACCCCGCACGAGGTGACCGACGATCATGCCCGGCTGCGCTCCGCCAAGGATGTCGGGCCGTATCTCGAGTTCCTTCGCGCGCCCCACCTGAAGGACATACGGCATCGCGCCCATCTCGACGTGGTGCCGCATCGCGGTGACGATCAGGCGGCGGAGGTGGCGCGGCTGCGGACCCTCGGTGCGACGCCCGCCGACGTCGGCCAGGGCGACGTCTCGTGGATCGTCCTCGCCGACCCGGAGGGCAACGAGTTCTGCGTCCTCGCTCCGGGCTGA
- a CDS encoding SDR family oxidoreductase, whose amino-acid sequence MDLDLAGKVAVVAGATRGAGRQIAVQLGARGATVYATGRSTRGQRSEMDRPETIEETAELVTAAGGRGIAVQIDHLVAEQVRALVERIDAEQGCLDVLVNNIWGAELLFSWDQKLWEHSLDTGLHILRLAVDTHIITSHFALPLLIRRPGGLVVEMTDGTAEYNRTNYRASFFYDLTKASVLRMAFAQAQELAAFGATAVALTPGWMRSEIMLEHFGVTEANWYDATATEPHFAISESPAFVGRAVAALAADPDVARWNGQSLSSGQLAQVYGFTDLDGSRPDCWRYLVEVQDAGRPADVTGYR is encoded by the coding sequence ATGGATCTTGATTTGGCAGGCAAGGTTGCTGTGGTGGCGGGGGCGACACGCGGTGCGGGGCGCCAGATTGCCGTGCAGCTTGGTGCCCGTGGGGCAACGGTGTATGCCACCGGCCGCAGTACTAGAGGGCAGCGTTCGGAGATGGACCGGCCGGAGACGATCGAGGAGACCGCTGAGCTGGTGACCGCAGCCGGTGGTAGGGGGATCGCTGTCCAGATCGATCACCTCGTCGCGGAGCAGGTGCGTGCGCTGGTGGAGCGCATCGATGCTGAGCAGGGGTGCCTAGACGTCCTGGTCAACAACATCTGGGGTGCGGAGCTGTTGTTCAGCTGGGACCAGAAGCTGTGGGAACACTCTTTGGACACCGGCCTGCACATCCTGCGGCTGGCGGTCGACACCCACATCATCACCAGCCACTTCGCGCTGCCGCTGCTGATCCGCCGACCGGGTGGCCTGGTGGTCGAGATGACCGACGGCACCGCCGAGTACAACCGTACGAACTACCGGGCGTCGTTCTTCTACGACCTGACCAAGGCCTCGGTACTGCGCATGGCGTTCGCGCAGGCCCAAGAGTTGGCGGCGTTCGGTGCCACCGCGGTGGCCCTGACGCCGGGCTGGATGCGTTCGGAGATCATGCTGGAGCACTTCGGTGTCACCGAGGCCAACTGGTATGACGCCACGGCCACCGAACCGCACTTCGCGATTTCGGAGAGCCCTGCTTTCGTCGGCCGGGCGGTCGCCGCGCTCGCGGCCGACCCAGATGTCGCCCGGTGGAACGGGCAGTCGCTGTCCAGCGGGCAGCTGGCTCAGGTCTACGGCTTCACCGATCTCGACGGTAGTCGCCCGGACTGCTGGCGGTACCTGGTCGAGGTCCAGGACGCCGGCAGGCCGGCGGACGTCACCGGCTACCGCTGA
- a CDS encoding recombinase family protein, producing MDKASGKLARRPELDKALLVAHRRDDQLVVTKLDRLGRSLEHLIELSVRLQERGVDLVVLDQKIDTSTAMGRMFFQILGSIAEFEHALMSERTLDGLAAARARGRTGGQKPKRTPRQARSRSRCLRKPDPTDAVCIPSPRSPPSSASPGLPSTGTPPACLPRRSLPADGYRQFPFHPRRPGGGIEIRGGMVHGGLHQTF from the coding sequence ATCGACAAAGCGTCCGGCAAGCTGGCCCGCCGGCCCGAGCTCGACAAGGCGCTACTGGTCGCCCACCGCCGCGACGATCAACTCGTGGTCACGAAGCTCGACCGGCTCGGCCGCTCGCTCGAGCACCTCATCGAGCTGTCTGTTCGGCTACAGGAGCGCGGCGTCGACCTGGTCGTGCTCGACCAGAAGATCGACACGTCCACCGCGATGGGCCGCATGTTCTTCCAGATCCTCGGCTCCATCGCCGAGTTCGAACACGCCCTCATGTCCGAACGCACCCTCGACGGCCTGGCCGCCGCCCGCGCCCGCGGCCGCACCGGCGGCCAGAAACCCAAACGCACCCCGCGCCAAGCAAGATCGCGCAGCAGATGTTTGAGGAAACCGGACCCGACGGACGCCGTCTGCATACCGTCGCCCAGATCCCCACCGAGTTCGGCGTCACCCGGCCTACCATCTACCGGCACCCCGCCAGCCTGCCTGCCGAGACGCAGCCTTCCCGCTGACGGCTACCGCCAGTTCCCGTTCCACCCACGCCGCCCCGGCGGCGGCATCGAAATCCGTGGCGGCATGGTCCACGGCGGCCTGCACCAGACCTTCTGA
- a CDS encoding alpha/beta fold hydrolase has protein sequence MLTGEEKFVRSGQVRLWTERFGRPDDPTVLLVMGTSTQGIGWPDELVGALVNSGRQVIRFDHRDTGRSDSVDFTTHPYALADMAADTAAVLDGYGVPAAHIVGSSLGAAIGQWLAVHHAVRVRTLTALASSPMGNNPGPAWARAMAGQPAAADELPPPTARFFNHVMDSVKAPRTTVQQRMDAAVQTWRVLNGDVLPFDEPAARLFVEHCYARADNLAAASNHDLAGRRWDDDRRASLSRITAATLVLHGSDDPLFPQAHGEALAEQIPAAQLEIVPGMGHHPFFSPGLTERIAGSIIRHTT, from the coding sequence ATGCTTACTGGTGAGGAGAAGTTCGTTCGTTCCGGGCAAGTTCGGTTGTGGACCGAGCGTTTCGGTCGCCCTGATGACCCCACCGTTCTGTTGGTCATGGGCACCTCTACGCAGGGCATCGGCTGGCCCGATGAGCTTGTGGGAGCTCTCGTGAACAGCGGTCGGCAGGTGATCCGGTTCGATCACCGCGACACCGGCCGTTCCGACTCCGTCGATTTCACAACGCATCCGTACGCGCTTGCCGACATGGCAGCCGACACGGCCGCCGTTCTGGACGGTTACGGCGTCCCGGCCGCACACATCGTCGGGTCGTCGCTGGGTGCGGCGATCGGGCAGTGGCTCGCCGTGCATCACGCGGTCCGGGTTCGCACGCTGACGGCGTTGGCCTCCTCTCCCATGGGGAACAATCCCGGCCCGGCGTGGGCACGGGCGATGGCAGGTCAACCGGCTGCGGCCGATGAGCTCCCGCCCCCGACGGCACGGTTCTTCAACCACGTGATGGACTCGGTGAAGGCGCCCCGCACGACGGTCCAGCAGCGCATGGACGCCGCCGTACAGACCTGGCGAGTGCTCAACGGCGATGTCCTGCCCTTCGACGAGCCCGCCGCGCGGCTGTTCGTCGAACACTGTTACGCCCGGGCCGACAACCTCGCTGCCGCCTCGAATCACGATCTCGCCGGTCGGCGCTGGGACGACGACCGGCGGGCCTCCTTGTCCCGCATCACCGCTGCGACCCTGGTCTTGCACGGCAGCGATGACCCGCTGTTCCCCCAAGCCCACGGTGAAGCCCTCGCGGAGCAGATCCCGGCGGCGCAACTGGAGATCGTGCCTGGAATGGGCCACCACCCGTTCTTCTCGCCAGGGCTCACCGAGCGGATCGCAGGCTCGATCATCCGCCACACGACCTGA
- a CDS encoding class I SAM-dependent methyltransferase: protein MARIAYDNADAAAFEATRHLTDDGLTAWREAVTRHLDPRAGVRVLDLGAGTGMWSQAFTTWYDRIEVIAVEPSEAMRARSVHQPVVPGDAQRIPLDDGSVDAAWLSTVIHHVPDLARAALELRRVLRPGGRVLIRSAFAGRHQAITLFRYFPEAIRVLDTYPSVADVEAAFATAGFVTVGFEQVPQVSAASLRDAAAALRREAHTLLQLINDDEYAAGLARLHAAARLENGPVVDALDLLVLA from the coding sequence ATGGCTCGAATCGCGTACGACAACGCGGACGCCGCGGCGTTCGAGGCGACCCGTCACCTCACCGACGACGGACTCACCGCCTGGCGGGAGGCGGTGACCCGGCACCTCGATCCCCGTGCGGGCGTGCGAGTGCTCGACCTGGGCGCCGGTACCGGCATGTGGTCACAGGCCTTCACCACGTGGTACGACCGCATCGAGGTCATCGCGGTCGAACCATCCGAGGCGATGCGCGCCCGCTCGGTCCACCAGCCTGTCGTACCCGGCGACGCCCAACGCATCCCGCTCGACGACGGCAGCGTCGACGCCGCCTGGCTCTCCACGGTCATCCACCACGTACCGGACCTGGCCCGCGCAGCCCTGGAACTGCGCCGGGTACTGCGTCCCGGCGGCCGGGTACTGATCCGCTCCGCGTTCGCCGGCCGACACCAGGCGATCACTCTGTTCCGCTACTTTCCCGAAGCCATCCGCGTGCTCGACACCTACCCCAGCGTGGCTGACGTCGAAGCAGCCTTCGCTACCGCCGGGTTCGTTACCGTCGGCTTCGAACAGGTCCCGCAGGTAAGCGCGGCGTCGCTCCGCGACGCCGCGGCGGCGCTGCGCCGCGAGGCGCACACCCTCTTGCAACTGATCAACGACGACGAGTACGCCGCTGGCCTGGCCCGATTGCACGCGGCAGCGCGACTTGAGAACGGCCCCGTAGTTGATGCCCTGGACCTCCTCGTCCTGGCCTGA
- a CDS encoding AAA family ATPase, with translation MADYLVLVNGLPGSGKTTLANQLASAMDVPLICKDVLKEAMAAALPGIPTTAFGVVASQAMWELAAATHGLVILESWWFKPRDLGYVHDGLRRCASPAAIEIWCDVPASLARERYRNRRRAALYNDDRQLAESWPRWAAEAEPLGVAARIMVRTDRPVPVAKLVDEISTTFGLP, from the coding sequence ATGGCGGACTACCTTGTCTTGGTCAATGGCCTGCCCGGATCGGGCAAGACCACGCTGGCCAACCAGTTGGCTTCCGCCATGGATGTCCCGCTGATCTGCAAAGACGTTCTCAAGGAGGCGATGGCCGCCGCCTTGCCGGGCATCCCCACGACGGCATTCGGTGTCGTGGCGAGCCAAGCCATGTGGGAACTGGCCGCAGCCACACACGGCCTCGTCATCCTCGAATCCTGGTGGTTCAAACCGCGAGATCTCGGCTACGTCCACGACGGTCTTCGCCGGTGCGCAAGCCCCGCGGCTATCGAGATCTGGTGCGACGTCCCAGCTTCGCTGGCACGGGAACGCTACCGAAACCGCCGCCGAGCCGCCCTTTACAACGACGATCGCCAGCTCGCGGAGTCCTGGCCTCGATGGGCTGCGGAAGCTGAGCCGCTCGGGGTCGCCGCCAGGATCATGGTCAGGACGGACCGACCAGTTCCCGTCGCGAAACTGGTCGACGAGATCAGCACCACGTTCGGCCTCCCGTAG